Proteins from a single region of Pungitius pungitius chromosome 4, fPunPun2.1, whole genome shotgun sequence:
- the LOC119227671 gene encoding rho family-interacting cell polarization regulator 1-like, which translates to MFTGSTKLPLTKTPQPERLDEVYAALRRGLQSYLQVHQLELDSLGQQTRENKRNGRLGSLYELDKQVKAIERFMRRLEFHHSKVEELYDAYCIQRRLRDGASKMVAAFNTATGSKEARESLSEANKGYRECTEHMCSLESELESQMGEFHVKMKGLAGFARLCAGDQYEVLMRYGRQRWRLRGRVEVSNKQIWDSEDYIFLPLVTELLSIKVTELKSLANHVVVGSVSCEMLDLFCPLPQTLAVDINDLGTVKLNLEVTWSPFDKDDQTCSSSTVSKRLLSNQSPPDTPSMREQVFYSLLKRQGEMENGTVWSNSSESSDDSSSPALAHHAHRLTPSNMLQTNLTPQLSFMPPKSSASTPSLSSNQEEDETEAGEVFAQADAVPNGHLQTSCSHSPDCAASDRASVQSADLSESSAALSCSCPDVCPVPPGALIEAQDLSESGVPQVCILAVEKGDDDSSEAGQPKAETPESAAGAAEGRRVEASEERSDPHQSVQEESKPAEEALVVSFPTSSSFNLEVETALESFDFLNCSDLEEEEEEDELQQEERAKNEEDQNKMGDERVEEEDKDGGNFYSERSDEEETDALQILMEAPEGFRNSDEDRFSESQESSVGDPQDLMEMPEEHNEEKGDDQRGEATSRGREERPPTPTHLTTTVF; encoded by the exons ATGTTCACAGGCTCCACTAAACTGCCACTCACTAAAACGCCGCAGCCGGAGCGGCTGGACGAAGTGTACGCTGCCTTACGCCGGGGCTTACA gtCGTACTTGCAGGTCCACCAGCTGGAGCTGGACAGTTTGGGTCAGCAGACTAGAGAGAACAAGAGGAACGGCCGTTTG gggTCTTTGTATGAGTTGGATAAG CAAGTGAAAGCCATAGAGCGGTTTATGCGTCGCCTGGAGTTCCACCATAGCAAG GTTGAGGAGCTGTACGATGCTTATTGTATTCAGCGGCGACTGCGTGACGGAGCAAGTAAGATGGTGGCGGCCTTTAACACCGCCACTGGCAGCAAGGAGGCCCGAGAGAGCCTGAGTGAAGCCAACAAGGGCTACCGGGAATGTACTGAG CACATGTGCTCACTCGAGAGTGAATTAGAAAGCCAGATGGGAGAATTTCATGTCAAGATGAAGG GCCTCGCCGGCTTTGCACGCCTGTGTGCTGGTGACCAGTATGAG gTCCTAATGCGATATGGGCGGCAACGCTGGAGGCTACGAGGCCGCGTGGAAGTCAGCAACAAGCAGATATGGGACAGTGAAGATTACATCTTCCTACCTCTTGTCACAGAATTGCTCTCAATCAAG GTGACAGAGCTGAAGAGCCTGGCCAATCACGTGGTGGTGGGCAGCGTTTCCTGTGAAATGCTCGACCTGTTCTGTCCGCTTCCCCAGACGCTCGCCGTGGACATCAACGACCTCGGGACAGTGAAGCTGAACCTAGAGGTCACCTGGAG tccATTTGATAAGGACGACCAGACGTGCTCCAGCAGTACAGTTTCCAAGCGTCTGCTGTCCAATCAGAGCCCTCCTGACACGCCCTCCATGCGGGAGCAGGTGTTTTAT TCTCTGTTAAAACGACAGGGCGAAATGGAGAACGGGACCGTCTGGTCCAACTCCTCCGAATCCTCTGACGACTCCTCCAGTCCGGCCTTGGCCCACCATGCTCACCGGCTGACGCCCTCCAACATGCTGCAGACCAATCTCACCCCTCAGCTGTCCTTCATGCCGCCCAAGTCCAGCGCGTCGACGCCGTCGCTCTCCTCTAACCAAGAGGAGGACGAGACGGAAGCCGGGGAGGTTTTCGCTCAGGCCGACGCGGTGCCCAACGGCCATCTGCAGACTTCCTGCTCTCATAGTCCAGACTGCGCCGCGAGCGATAGAGCGTCTGTGCAATCAGCCGACCTCTCTGAATCCTCAGCTGCGCTGAGCTGCTCGTGCCCCGACGTTTGCCCCGTACCCCCCGGGGCGCTGATCGAGGCACAGGATTTGTCTGAAAGTGGAGTCCCACAAGTTTGCATTTTAGCGGTAGAGAAAGGAGATGATGACTCATCGGAGGCTGGACAGCCCAAAGCGGAAACACCGGAGAGCGCcgctggagcagcagaggggcGGCGGGTAGAAGCATCAGAGGAACGCAGTGATCCACATCAGTCCGTCCAGGAGGAGTCAAAACCAGCCGAGGAGGCTCTGGTG GTTTCTTTCCCCACGTCTTCTAGCTTCAACCTGGAAGTCGAGACAGCCCTTGAAAGTTTTGACTTCCTCAACTGCTCCGATctcgaggaagaagaggaggaagacgagttacaacaggaagagagagcgaAAAATGAGGAGGACCAAAACAAAATGGGGGATGAGAGAGTGGAGGAAGAAGATAAGGATGGAGGAAACTTTTACTCTGAAAGAAG CGACGAGGAGGAGACCGATGCCTTGCAGATACTCATGGAAGCCCCGGAAGGATTCAGGAACTCGGATGAAGATCGTTTCTCTGAATCACAG gaGTCAAGTGTTGGGGACCCGCAGGATTTGATGGAGATGCCCGAGGAGCACAACGAGGAAAAGGGAGACGACCAACGCG GAGAGGCCACGTCACGTGGTCGGGAGGAGCGCCCCCCTACTCCCACCCATTTGACCACTACTGTCTTCTAA